Genomic DNA from Longimicrobiaceae bacterium:
TCCGCGAGCAGGCCGCGCGGCTCCTGGGGCTCGCCCCGCGCGCCGTGGACCCGTCGCGCCCGCTGCAGGAGATGGGCTTCGACTCGCTCATGGCGGTGGAGCTGCGCAATGCGCTGGGCGCCGCCATCGGCCGGGGGCTCCCGGCCACCCTCCTCTTCGACCACCCCACCCTGGACGCGCTCGCCGCCTTCCTGGACCGGGAGACCGCCCCCGCCCCCGCGCCCGCCGCGGGCGGGACCGGCGGCGCGTCCCCCGAAGACGCCGTGCTCGTGGCGGAGGTGCGCTCGCTCTCCGACGAGGAGGCCGAGCGGCAGCTCCTGGTGGAACTCGCTACCCTGGTGACCGAATGACCTCGACCCCGGACGAGCTGACCCCGCTGCAGCGTGCGCT
This window encodes:
- a CDS encoding acyl carrier protein, with the protein product REQAARLLGLAPRAVDPSRPLQEMGFDSLMAVELRNALGAAIGRGLPATLLFDHPTLDALAAFLDRETAPAPAPAAGGTGGASPEDAVLVAEVRSLSDEEAERQLLVELATLVTE